One Opitutia bacterium DNA segment encodes these proteins:
- a CDS encoding DUF4266 domain-containing protein codes for MKNSPFLRLALAAAALATALLGSGCSSARVQPWERATLADYTMRPDRDPLQNAMTEHIYFSREASSGGRGVGGSGCGCN; via the coding sequence ATGAAAAACTCGCCCTTCCTCCGCCTGGCTCTCGCTGCCGCCGCGCTCGCCACGGCGCTGCTCGGCAGCGGCTGTTCCTCCGCTCGCGTGCAACCTTGGGAGCGCGCAACACTCGCCGATTACACGATGCGCCCCGATCGCGATCCGCTTCAGAACGCGATGACCGAGCACATCTATTTCTCGCGCGAAGCCTCTTCCGGCGGTCGCGGCGTCGGTGGCAGCGGCTGCGGCTGCAACTGA
- a CDS encoding FAD:protein FMN transferase codes for MPAAATRPSDSLPPPTPADRAAPLRRMVFRALGTNCEVRYGAPDLGAAVQFEHDLRAWVERFEARYSRFRPTSLVSRINAAAGSWVTIDEEMDEMLGICASLHAITGGTLDATAGPLLQLWDYRCPPSQLPTPSCVAAVRELVGWPRVERMPGRVRLRVGMSLDFGGWGKEWAVDAVAQLARRAGVNDALIDFGHDIRALGAPPGRPAWHIGLENPAVPGRHNGSIAVSGSKGVASSGDYLRQFTFAGRRYGHIVDPRDGYPVSHGLQQVTVVAENCFLAGVLSTTAFVLGPQLGLEFIQRFPGAEGLLVTENGRAQTRGFWNYVVT; via the coding sequence GTGCCCGCTGCCGCCACTCGTCCGTCCGACTCGCTGCCACCGCCCACACCGGCGGATCGCGCGGCGCCGTTGCGTCGCATGGTGTTTCGCGCGCTCGGCACGAATTGCGAGGTGCGTTACGGCGCGCCAGACCTCGGTGCGGCGGTGCAGTTCGAGCACGATTTGCGGGCGTGGGTCGAGCGCTTCGAGGCGCGCTACTCGCGCTTTCGCCCCACGAGCCTGGTTTCGCGCATCAACGCGGCGGCCGGCTCCTGGGTGACGATCGACGAGGAGATGGACGAGATGCTCGGCATCTGCGCGTCGTTGCACGCAATCACCGGCGGCACTCTCGATGCGACGGCCGGTCCGTTGCTGCAACTCTGGGATTATCGCTGCCCGCCGTCGCAGTTGCCCACGCCGTCGTGCGTCGCCGCCGTGCGCGAACTGGTTGGCTGGCCGCGCGTGGAGCGCATGCCGGGCCGCGTGCGCTTGCGGGTGGGCATGTCGCTCGACTTCGGCGGGTGGGGCAAGGAATGGGCCGTCGATGCCGTCGCCCAGCTCGCGCGACGCGCCGGCGTGAACGACGCGCTGATCGATTTTGGCCACGACATCCGCGCGCTCGGCGCGCCGCCGGGACGTCCCGCGTGGCACATCGGCCTCGAGAATCCCGCCGTGCCCGGCCGGCACAACGGCAGCATTGCCGTCTCCGGCAGCAAGGGCGTCGCCTCGTCGGGCGACTACCTCCGCCAGTTCACTTTCGCCGGCCGTCGCTACGGCCACATCGTCGATCCGCGCGACGGCTACCCGGTCTCGCACGGTTTGCAACAGGTCACTGTCGTCGCGGAAAACTGCTTCCTCGCCGGCGTGTTGTCGACGACGGCCTTCGTGCTCGGCCCGCAGCTCGGGCTGGAGTTCATCCAGCGTTTCCCTGGCGCCGAGGGGCTGCTCGTCACCGAAAATGGCCGCGCCCAGACGCGCGGTTTCTGGAATTATGTCGTCACGTAA
- a CDS encoding TlpA family protein disulfide reductase produces the protein MSSRKLLALFAAGLLFAAAFSFARAELARGAVFPSLADAQLEGALPETQGRVVLVDFWASWCAPCKASFPALGQLHADYGPRGVTILGVSEDDKAKDYAAFLKKYAPPFATVRDAAHKLAGAVKVPAMPTTVVVGRDGRVRAIFTGYHGEETEKSIRAALDQALAESPAS, from the coding sequence ATGTCGTCACGTAAACTCCTCGCTCTTTTCGCCGCCGGACTGCTGTTCGCTGCGGCTTTCTCGTTCGCGCGGGCCGAACTCGCGCGGGGCGCCGTGTTCCCGAGCCTCGCCGACGCGCAACTCGAGGGTGCGTTGCCCGAAACGCAGGGCCGCGTGGTGCTCGTGGATTTCTGGGCCTCGTGGTGCGCGCCGTGCAAGGCGTCGTTCCCCGCGCTCGGCCAGCTGCACGCCGACTACGGCCCGCGCGGCGTCACGATCCTCGGCGTGAGCGAGGACGACAAGGCGAAGGACTACGCCGCGTTCCTCAAGAAATACGCGCCGCCCTTCGCCACCGTGCGCGACGCTGCGCACAAGCTCGCCGGCGCCGTCAAGGTGCCCGCGATGCCCACCACCGTCGTCGTCGGCCGCGACGGTCGCGTGCGCGCGATATTCACCGGTTACCACGGCGAAGAGACCGAAAAATCCATCCGCGCCGCCCTCGACCAGGCCCTCGCCGAATCCCCCGCTTCATGA